A section of the Penaeus chinensis breed Huanghai No. 1 chromosome 17, ASM1920278v2, whole genome shotgun sequence genome encodes:
- the LOC125034111 gene encoding PAS domain-containing serine/threonine-protein kinase-like, whose product MPRRRLAKSGLHHATSAPRLNVIPGNGLHSFSFSPGLSKGSFGTSQSAPCGQWLFRNFVGGGSCGTVFPTTIVNPNKAVLTIDSSSKILTANDMSSLLLGHPEDELCGTMKLTDFITNPETQKALSSLASLSPMSEGICMENSLHTLPEPDILDNQGMVLFSGKVVDVDTYDNGTLPCSLWLKGLPQETDEDQRWIAVLEPVDITVAKASVDETGRILKHDSSFSALFGYADNSELTKLNICDLIPALQVPTSPHDMPKDVEKQQCTGQTVDCATFPLCAHFTVNNTHNDFTLRKHVFDLEIWVFSNISGLVVLDAAGKISDYNYNFTRLLFGYGKRELEGEDITHLIPTFFDDVALIQKMNSPSFDSDDSDSTLSDNETENQKENKERTNGPLFTKSKQNEATTTLMSEPSSISTPNRGFVASESKLQGSLYGSTFNSTSNVTSTGDNSQNSSQNNKAMRDITNSMNILSISQQNVSNQTNNSGLQGSPSKTRPVKDRENASDESLPKVQIEVCSDLPQDILPEDMVTSTPAVGRMRGHSQVHTIEEGSFFGVGKHKDGSDLVIIYQIRRVELNGVNHYCVWILRDPEEPGEGLRSNTNFTLASTFNETAEYSLGHAIKSEAQKSEIDLEDDSDTSSDDEGADHSQTSTDGSSGAEYSLNHSRRGNRESSSACPEEGEDLLLAGDYSNHYSVLRQIGKGAFGCVKMSYRNSDGLMVVTKFIKKSKVYQDSWVDDLLLRKRVPLEVSLLMTLDHPNIVSVFDMFENDDYFQLVMEKWGAGMDLFEFIDRNPLLDEPLAAYMFRQIVSALTYLHSLNIIHRDVKDENVILNNRFHVKLIDFGSSAFTKPGKMFSQFAGTVEYCSPEVLKGNKYSGYELEVWSLGVTLYTLMYGENPFYDVDETIKAELTFPVRHSLELTALLNGMLQKDPKARMTLEEVEAHQWTQLECDIDDYVFEEIIRCSQEEANPRQFITEYSESDSSISTASNSFVYENAIQSTRRSLSFTPQGTKNDNDHIRMQRSATSLSSSRIGNEVDDDESIYDHSASVGASRTSTSQSMSSVRSTITIDSSSFSCCSPASDSGDSSETQLQSSQSSSSGGL is encoded by the exons GCAATGGTCTCCATAGCTTTAGCTTCTCTCCGGGGCTATCCAAAGGATCATTTGGTACCTCCCAGAGTGCCCCTTGCGGCCAGTGGCTCTTCCGTAACTTTGTGGGTGGTGGGAGCTGTGGCACTGTCTTCCCAACCACAATTGTTAACCCAAACAAGGCTGTACTTACAATTGATTCCTCCTCTAAG ATCCTGACAGCAAATGATATGTCCTCATTGCTCCTTGGCCACCCAGAGGATGAGTTGTGCGGCACCATGAAACTGACAGACTTCATTACCAATCCCGAAACGCAGAAAGCACTCAGCTCCCTTGCAAGTTTGAGCCCCATGTCGGAGGGCATCTGCATGGAGAACTCCCTTCACACACTGCCAGAGCCTGACATATTAGACAATCAAGGAATGGTGCTCTTTAGTGGGAAAGTT GTGGATGTAGATACCTACGACAATGGCACTCTCCCATGTTCCTTGTGGCTGAAAGGACTCCCTCAGGAGACAGATGAAGACCAGAGATGGATTGCTGTCCTAGAACCTGTAGACATTACTGTTGCAAAG gCATCAGTTGATGAAACTGGCCGTATTTTGAAGCATGACTCTTCATTCAGCGCTCTCTTTGGGTATGCAGATAACAGTGAGCTCACCAAACTCAATATTTGTGATCTTATACCTGCTCTCCAGGTGCCCACTAGTCCTCATGACATGCCTAAG GATGTGGAGAAGCAGCAGTGTACGGGACAGACGGTGGACTGTGCTACGTTCCCCCTTTGTGCACACTTCACGGTCAATAACACCCACAATGATTTCACCCTAAGAAAACATGTCTTTGATCTAGAAATATGG GTGTTCTCTAACATCAGTGGACTGGTGGTTTTGGATGCTGCAGGGAAAATCAGTGATTACAACTATAATTTCACGAGACTCTTATTTGGCTATGGCAAGAGAGAACTTGAGGGAGAG GATATAACTCACCTTATACCAACCTTCTTCGATGATGTTGCATTGATTCAAAAAATGAATAGCCCGTCCTTTGACTCAGATGACTCAGATTCAACTCTTAGTGACAATGAAACTGAAAatcagaaggaaaataaagag AGAACCAATGGACCTCTATTCACTAAAAGTAAACAGAatgaagcaacaacaacattgatgtcTGAGCCATCATCAATATCTACCCCAAACCGTGGATTCGTTGCTTCAGAAAG TAAGCTTCAGGGATCACTCTACGGATCTACTTTCAACTCTACTTCCAACGTCACAAGCACGGGGGACAACAGCCAAAATTCGTCTCAGAACAACAAGGCCATGAGAGACATCACCAACTCCATGAATATTCTCAGCATCAGTCAGCag AATGTTTCAAATCAGACAAACAACTCAGGCTTACAAGGAAGTCCCAGCAAAACAAGGCCagtaaaagacagagaaaatgcaTCTGACGAAAGTCTTCCCAAG GTACAAATAGAGGTATGTTCAGATCTTCCCCAGGACATTCTTCCTGAGGATATGGTCACCTCTACACCTGCTGTGGGTCGGATGAGAGGCCACAGCCAAGTTCACACCATTGAAGAAGGCAGTTTCTTTGGGGTTGGAAAGCACAAGGATGGATCTGATCTTg TAATCATCTACCAGATTCGTCGAGTGGAGTTAAATGGGGTGAATCACTACTGTGTGTGGATTTTGAGAGATCCAGAAGAACCTGGGGAGGGCCTTCGATCCAACACAAACTTTACCTTAGCTTCAACATTCAATGAGACAGCAGAATATTCTTTAGGTCAT GCCATCAAAAGTGAGGCTCAGAAGTCAGAAATTGACCTTGAGGATGACTCTGACACATCCTCTGATGATGAAGGTGCTGACCACAGTCAGACAAGCACAGATGGCAGCTCAGGAGCTGAATATTCGCTCAACCACTCACGGCGAGGCAACCGGGAGTCATCATCAGCT TGTCCAGAGGAGGGTGAGGATCTACTTCTAGCTGGAGATTATAGCAATCACTACTCAGTCTTGCGTCAGATAGGAAAAGGAGCATTTGGCTGTGTAAAAATGAGCTACCGAAACTCTGACGGACTTATG GTTGTAACCAAGTTCATCAAGAAAAGCAAAGTTTATCAGGACAGCTGGGTGGATGATCTCCTCCTCCGAAAAAGGGTTCCTCTAGAAGTGTCATTGCTCATGACTCTTGACCATCCAAACATT GTATCAGTGTTCGACATGTTCGAGAATGATGATTACTTCCAACTAGTTATGGAAAAATGGGGTGCTGGGATGGACCTGTTTGAGTTCATTGATCGGAACCCTCTCCTTGATGAACCTCTCGCTGCTTATATGTTCAGACAG ATTGTCTCGGCATTAACTTACCTACACTCTCTCAACATCATCCACCGTGATGTGAAAGATGAAAACGTCATCTTGAACAACAGATTCCATGTGAAGCTGATAGACTTTGGTTCATCAGCTTTCACCAAACCTGGCAAAATGTTTTCCCAATTTGCTGGAACTGTAGAGTACTGCAGTCCAGAGGTGCTCAAGGGAAACAA GTATAGTGGCTATGAATTAGAGGTCTGGTCACTGGGAGTGACCCTCTATACTCTCATGTATGGAGAGAATCCATTCTATGATGTAGATGAAACCATTAAGGCAGAGCTTACCTTCCCTGTTAGACATTCTCTTG AATTGACGGCCCTTCTCAATGGAATGTTGCAAAAGGATCCCAAAGCTCGCATGACTTTAGAAGAAGTGGAGGCGCATCAGTGGACCCAGCTTGAGTGTGACATTGATGATTATGTGTTTGAGGAAATTATAAGATGTT CTCAAGAGGAAGCCAACCCAAGACAGTTCATCACAGAGTACAGTGAGAGTGACAGCTCAATATCCACTGCTTCAAACAGCTTTGTGTATGAGAATGCCATACAGTCTACGCGACGatcactctccttcactcctcaggggaccaagaatgataatgatcatat ACGCATGCAGCGGTCAGCCACATCCCTGAGTTCTTCACGAATAGgaaatgaggttgatgatgatgagtccATATATGATCACTCAGCATCAGTTGGAGCATCTAGAACTTCCACTTCACAGTCAATGTCTTCAGTCAG AAGTACAATAACCATTGATTCGTCCTCATTCTCCTGTTGTTCTCCAGCCTCGGACTCTGGTGACAGTAGTGAGACTCAACTTCAGTCATCACAGTCCTCCTCCTCAG GAGGTCTGTAG